The Methanothrix sp. genome has a segment encoding these proteins:
- a CDS encoding MEMO1 family protein produces MRPPAVAGQFYPSSPGELGRQLDELMPPAEEMPVVGGVVPHAGYIYSGRIAAMVHSRLPKRETYVILGPNHHGIGSPVALSRDSWRTPLGVVAADNELADLLAGSIIDHDESAHQHEHSIEVQIPFLQRRFGDDIKILAVSMGMQDEQTASEVGEEIARAALELDRQCIVIASSDFTHYEPRDVARKVDSQIIEAILNMDIPQIYSRVYRYNASSCGIGPIAAAITASRLLGANSGKLLSYGTSGDVSGDYSQVVGYGAIVFT; encoded by the coding sequence ATGCGGCCACCAGCCGTTGCCGGCCAGTTCTATCCGAGCAGCCCGGGGGAGCTTGGGCGGCAACTGGATGAGTTGATGCCTCCGGCCGAGGAGATGCCGGTAGTGGGCGGCGTTGTCCCCCATGCTGGATACATCTATTCCGGCCGGATTGCTGCTATGGTCCACTCCCGCCTGCCAAAGAGGGAGACCTATGTGATACTGGGGCCCAACCATCACGGCATAGGCTCTCCGGTAGCTCTATCCCGCGATTCATGGAGAACTCCTCTGGGGGTGGTGGCAGCAGACAATGAGCTGGCCGACCTCCTGGCAGGGAGCATCATCGATCACGATGAGAGCGCCCACCAGCATGAGCACTCCATTGAGGTGCAGATTCCATTTCTTCAGAGGCGCTTTGGAGATGATATCAAGATCCTGGCCGTCTCCATGGGGATGCAGGATGAGCAGACGGCATCAGAGGTTGGAGAGGAGATCGCCCGCGCTGCCTTGGAGCTTGATCGGCAGTGCATAGTGATTGCTAGCAGCGATTTCACTCATTATGAGCCCCGGGATGTGGCGAGGAAGGTGGACTCCCAGATCATTGAGGCCATCCTGAATATGGATATCCCCCAGATCTACTCCCGGGTCTACCGCTATAATGCCTCTTCATGTGGCATCGGACCGATTGCGGCAGCCATTACCGCCTCCCGGCTGCTGGGTGCCAACAGCGGCAAGCTTCTCAGTTACGGCACAAGCGGCGACGTAAGCGGTGACTATAGCCAGGTAGTAGGATACGGAGCGATTGTCTTCACCTGA